ttttggacgaccttcacggaattcgtctttgagcgagcgtcggccacgattgaattcgttgtaccagtttttcacagtgctataggatggtgcttcttagccatacaaagattttagttcatcgatgcactcttgtcgtgataatccacgtccaaagttgtgaaaaatgatcgcacgaaaatgttcacgatttaattacatttttttggccgagatgaattttttaattccctttaaataaaacaattcacgattaaatgacaaaaggttctgagtgatgttatgctagaaaatgtcaaactttccaatggaaatgtcagattgtacctggcaacacttagtgttgccctatgccagaatatatatagcagtttccgtacatatgtatgtaagtacgaGAGCTTCTACTATTAGATACGAGCTTTTGTAGAATTCCACAAGAACTCGCTGTATtacaatgataaaaaaaaaaaattaaggcagCCTGGTGAAATTAAATTCTCAAGAAATCTAAGACGCATAACATGTATGCGTTTTCCAATGAAATGCGCTACAGGCAGCTTAGATGACAGTACTTCTcgttaaagtaaataaacaaaacaaaatcaaatgatAAAGTGGTGTAGGTAAATTACTTGAATGCCGTTGCGGCGGTATTTGTGTCGCGTCGCAAGCGCGCCGCCTCGCCAAATCTGCTGTGCGCCCAACTGAATTGCTGTAAATATGCGGTTTGCCCGTTTAAAGATTCCACGAATgcgcgttgttgttgtggctgctgGTTGTACTGGTCGCGACGCTGTGGCTGTGATTGCGTTGATTGCGGTCGCGGTATCCAATGAAAATGTAAATTCCAATCGAAACCACCCATGAGATTCTTCGAACTCGCCGTATACTCCAATGACTCCGCATTAATGCTATCCAACACAGGGCTGACGGCTGCCGCGCCTATGGCTAAGCGCTCCAGCAACGGCTCCAGCCAGCCCACATTAACCTCACAGTGACTGTCGAGAAAGAGTAAATAATCGCCGCTGGCAAGGCGAGCGCCGCGATTACGTGATGCAATCACACCCAAGCGTTGCGTATTACGCGCGCTTTTAATTGTTACTTGCGGCTGTGAAGTAGgcgcgctgctgctgctgctcgaGTTCGCCGAAGAATGTAAGCTGACATAGTTTGCGGCTGTTGTTGGTGGCTTCGAAGATGAAAAATTACGCATGAATGGCGGTAGCTGGAGTTTAAGCATGGCCGGCAGCAAACCAACTAAACGGGCAGCGGGCAGACATAGCATTGGAAGAAGATGTCATAGAAAACAGTGAAAAAAATCCAATTAAGTATTGTCTATTTTTGCATTAGATATGCCAAGTGTAAGCATGCAAATGTGCGCGCGtgatttcaatcaaaaatggcGCAACACCAGCGCCGCGTGCGCGCTCATTTGCATGTGccgccatggcgtatacgcaccATCCGCGCTGCAGTCATCGATCAGTATCAGCTCGTGCAGATAGCGATGCGGCGTGCGGTGATACAGCGTCATTACGGTACGCAAGAGCGCCGAACGTGCCTCATTGTGAAATGCGATGATAATGGAAACGCGCGCGCGTTGCGCGGCCAAATGGAAAGGGCGCGCCGTGCAGCTGCAATGAAGCGGTAGAGGTTGCATTCGCAAATAACGGTTgcttagtttaattttttgtttagtacatttgtaaattaaaaaaaaaaaatgacgtTGCATATACGCACCTGGCGTCACGTGTATCGGGTAACGCGCGCAAGGCGCCAATCGCATCGCTGCGTGCCGCATTGTAATTATAGAATTGCCACGGCGCGTTTAGCGTCTCCGTCGGCGCTGCAGCCAGAAATTCACGCACCGCTATTGCGTACTCGCTAAGCGCGCTCTCCGCGGCAACGGGCAGCACCTGCAGGTGAGAAAAGCACACGTTGGTTGCATGTAAAATAGTTTAAGCGCTAAAGCGTGGAATTAAATCGTAAGTCACAGGAAGATTATAGAGTTTTTTGGTACTGTTGTTGTGATATTTTGTgtcacaatattttaaaaaaaattttttgacatttttaaatatcttttttttaatttttactttttttgtactaacattttttattattatatttatttttaatttttttttattatttaaaaattttatttttattatattttagacatttttaaatgtgactatttatttttattatttatttttttttttttaattttattgttgattttttttaataatttttttattattatttttgcacatttttctCTTATCTAATATTCACTTGCGCCTGTTCGTAGCGTTCAACTTGCAGGTCTGCATACTCATACTCGATGAATTGTATGCTGGTGTAGATGCAAGTGAGCAGCAGCAGCGCTATGGGCAGCAGCAGTAGTCGACAATGCCAGCATCGTTTCTGCAACTTCATCACGCATACATTTTCGCCCGCCCAACAACAAATAACACCACGCGCGCGCACTCTGCACTAAATtactattaataaaatttgctgTGCAAAAGCAAACACTCGTCAGTCGCTCGACGCTGCGTCGATCACTTGCCAATATTATCGCAATTCAGCAACTGACTTCGATTCTCCTTCGAGTAGACGCCCCATAGCGCTTAGGCTGCGCGACGCTGCGCTCATAAATTATCTAGCACGATTTTCAGTGCTCTATTTtccacttatttatttaatgttaaactgaaattagtttttgttgtaatttttgtcatctttttttgtttgccattgtattttcgtgtttttatttgcatttattattactttttcaattaattttcagtTGCACAATACTCCGCTGTAGGCTACTTACGCTCCGCTATTTGCCAAACCGGTATCGTGTGTGTAAACAAGTCGATATGTTTGGAAATTATCACCCGTTTGTGTCGTCATAATGCcgcgtgttgttgctgttgtcaagCGTCTAGCGTCTACCGTTCGCCGGCGTCTGTTTTTCATTAGTCGTTAGTCACGCGTTTGTCCAAAAGCGACTGGCGCAATGACAACGCCTAGCAGATAGCTTGTGCGTTTGGCCTTAACAGTGAACGCTTTGACAACTGAGATAAGATATTGCCTGCGCCGCGGCATGcgcgtgtgtatgtttgtgcgcctgtatctacatatataaacatatgttcaGATGATAAATGACAATTTGACAGCATTGCAAGcgttatatttgtatttgtattagcCAAGCGCTAAATAATTCAATTGTGACAACTTAAACTAAGCAGAGTTGCCAACACgaaaacaaacaatttaaataCTCTTAATTAACAAAGCgttaaaaaaccaataaaaaattttgaatttttttttcaaaaatctggtcatatttatttcttattattagtcaaaaattatacatacataaataccagATTTTCACTATGTAtactagggtgggtcaaaaattTCGTCTACTTTTGTTTGCTTGGTACTCAAAAAAATGGGTTCTTGTTCACCCCCAAGAAAGTCTGTaaaagtatgagctcttaactCTAACTGAAAGGTGCTCCGTCTTACAGTTTTCCATTTCTTTCTTATTATCAgttagaaaaattcaaatatcgcttccaattacttgataaaatatttcgtttttcgtTGAAAGTTTAAtcctctacaaaaaaggtcgcTTACGATATTTTCATAAATCTAACCGCTTGagagatattaacggttgaaatttgctTATTTCAAGGCAATTTTTTATCTTATGGATATTCATACGATTAAAGGTTATTATTCTCAACATAGACACATAGACCAAGCTGATAGTGACCTACAAATACTACTTTCAAAACTGCGAAAAGCTTCTCATTCTATCAATTTCCTTAATCGAGCTTAAATGTCCTTTGACTAAAGTAGACAACTTTATTCGCTTTTAGAAAACAAGTTTTCTTTTGCGTATTATCCCCCCCTTCAGTGTTATCGGCTAAAGACGTAAACATAATAATATCACATTATGTTTGAATTCTGAATACCCGAGGTATAAATTTCAACTCTCTTTATcgttttgtaaataattatttttctaaacttCAATACCTTTCCCAATATCTATTTTAATACCAAACGATCCCTATCTCTATCTATATTTGTTCTAGCTTAATACCTGTCACTTTCCCCTTATCTTCATCTTCATGTTAATAGCTATATTTACTTTAAACTCTCACATTATGTCTCTTTAACTATGTTTGTCCTTATCTCtccaattattattatcattatttaattaaaatgataaTATAACTAAACCTTAACAGTACAAAAGTATCAGGTTTATCTTTCCAAATTCATCCATTCTCACCAAATGGTTCCGATACTGTAAAAGTCAATCAAACGCAATTTTGGTTTTGTCGATTCAGTTCCGGTAacacttcttctttattagagTAGACACGGCTTGCGACGTTAcagctgagtttacaacagagccccgtcgttcttccttttcactgtttggcgccagtTATAGACTCCAAGTGGCGCCAAGTTCTTCTCAACCTGGCCTTTCCGACGGATTGAAGGTCTTCCTCTGGcgctgcttcccccggcgtgtactacatcgaatactctcagagctgagattttttcatccattcggatgacatgacctaaccGGCTTACCGACTGTCTCACattttgctgaactatgtcgtgTTCGTTGTATTTCTCGTACAGCTCGTCgctccatcgactgcggtattcgccgttgccaatgtgccaagtgccataaatcttccgcagaactttcgtctcgaaaactcgtaacggcgcctctgtaccatatagcagaacgagAATAATGAAAGACTtattgagttttgtttttgttcgtcgagagaggactttaatcCGCAATTTCCTACTTAGTTCGAAGCCAAGATTGACGGACAGGAAGATTCCGAACACTCAAAGTGTAACCAAGTTCAGACCGTTCACGctgctgtcgcactggaatcaactgttcataaatttgctgaatgacagttcggagtattgttcccaagtgtacaaaagcgttttgccaaaagtgaacgcaaaaaaaagtgatcagcgatggaattcaaacgtaatagtgtgattgccttatatttagctggaaaatcacagccagcaattgttcgtgagctcaaatacctaaatgtgaataaggtttttgtttatcgcaccatcactcgtatcacaaaacgccatggaggtggtcatcaaaagactgcaacgtcacgtgaaatggttcggaaagcgaagaagcgacttgagcgaaatccacgacgaagtgccaatcaaatggctaaagaactgaaaatatctgaccgcagcatccgacgcatattgaaaaatgagctcaaggtcaaaccttacaagttccaaaaggtcCATGATcacacaccgaagcagcaacgaGTAAGACTTGATAGAACGAAACAGTttcttcgcttggccgaaagcggtcaaattccgaacattgtgttttctgacgaaaacattttccaattgagcaatttgtaaactctcaaaacgatagggtttacttgatcGACCgctcatacgagaatctaagtcatcggttggccaccaggaggcagcacccgccacaaattatggtttgggccgctgtcccCGCAGATGGGCGCTATCCATTTGTTTTCATCGAACTTGGCGTCAaacgtcaaagtaaatgcgacatattatcgggaaaatgttctggaggctgctttgaagccgtgggcaaacaacaTTTCGATCGCAAATCATGGAGGTTTCAAcgagactcagcaccgtctcacaaagcgtgagtgaaccaagaatggctgaaaaacaacgttccgaacttcattacgaccacacaatggctctcgaattcaccagatgcgaatccaatggattattctctgtaagccattttggagagcaaggtccgaagtaaaaaatacaccagtctcgagatgcggaagaaagccattgtccgtgaatGGGCCCTAATACCGGCAAGTTACATTctggcagcttgcgattcggtTTTTGagcgtctcaaggccatagttaaggcaaaaggtggccatatcgagcaaaaatgaattggtcctgaatttatgactattttcgcatattttgtactttaaaataaataaaaataattttccaaaccgaatttatgtatggcttttttaattggttacacttgcACCCTGTATAATTTTGGTGATACTGCCTGGGAATCATCCACTGTAAGCTTTTCTCTTACGATCAACTCTTAAGTCGGGCGTGTACTGTTAACTATTTGACAGTCTGTCATCTAGAAGCGCCTAAAGCCAATTTGAGAGAAATTATGTATTTTgcatcaggacaacgccagacatCCCGCATCGTCGTCAGACGCGCCAGATACTGCGGGAGCTTAGTTGGCATATTTTCGTTCATCCAACTTTTAATCCGAACCTTGAACCAAGTGATTACTACCAATTCCTGTCTATGGCGTATGATTTCGCTCGTGAAAACTTATCCTCAAAAGAATCTAGTAAAAACGACTCCTCCAGTCTTTCCAATGGGACGAGAAGTTTTATGAGTATGGATCATTACAACGATTCTAAATAAAACCTTctgtttaaaacaaaaataattggcTTATTTTTAGTAGACATTTATATTTAAGACAGTTATTCGCTTTTATTTATTAGCATATCAATTGCGGCTCAAAACCTCCTTTTCGATTGTGACCTAAACTCATTCAATATGAATTGGTGCAGGTGTTGCACGCAATCGCTAtacgacaataaaataaaagtgaaagctGAGCAATAGGCAACTTTCGTCGTTGTGACCCCTGTCATTCATCGGCTCACTCATACCTAGCGCCAGCACCAAGCAGTTAGTCAGCTCGACAAGAGCTTTGTTAATAATTTCATGCAGTTTGTTATTATTTGCACACTATCGGCTTAACAACTAAAGAGTTGCGTGTCAAACATCCGTTTTCCGGTTCGCTTCAACCATTCAAGCATTCTAAGAGCCACTCCGCCACCGGCCAACCGCTTGGCTGGTGTTCATCTGTTCGCCTGTCAGTCTGTCAGCTAGTTTACCGCTTGGCGCCTGCATTCGCTGCTACTTTATTAAATGCCATAAGAAATGTGATTTTTCAGTCTGTTGCGTATTTCCGCTTCCGTTGCACCGCCGGCTGTGCCACAAATACTTGTTGCCGGCTGCGCTTCATTCCGCCAACTCACTCAATCGCTCGGCTACACACGGTCACACCGGCGCGGAAGCTGGCTGCTGCGGCCATTGTTATCGGCACTGTCATTGTTTTAGTGGCTGAGCACCTTTGtttacagtttttgtttttcatattctCTTTTTCCATTGTTGCAGCGcctttattatattgttgttgctgttactgtttGCTGCTGCACTCGGTTTTATGTTCATTGTAGTCAATTTAATGAcactgaaatattttcttttcattcgCTTTT
The sequence above is drawn from the Bactrocera tryoni isolate S06 chromosome 1, CSIRO_BtryS06_freeze2, whole genome shotgun sequence genome and encodes:
- the LOC120771063 gene encoding putative polypeptide N-acetylgalactosaminyltransferase 13; this encodes MKLQKRCWHCRLLLLPIALLLLTCIYTSIQFIEYEYADLQVERYEQAQVLPVAAESALSEYAIAVREFLAAAPTETLNAPWQFYNYNAARSDAIGALRALPDTRDASCTARPFHLAAQRARVSIIIAFHNEARSALLRTVMTLYHRTPHRYLHELILIDDCSADVGLLPAMLKLQLPPFMRNFSSSKPPTTAANYVSLHSSANSSSSSSAPTSQPQVTIKSARNTQRLGVIASRNRGARLASGDYLLFLDSHCEVNVGWLEPLLERLAIGAAAVSPVLDSINAESLEYTASSKNLMGGFDWNLHFHWIPRPQSTQSQPQRRDQYNQQPQQQRAFVESLNGQTAYLQQFSWAHSRFGEAARLRRDTNTAATAFKSPTFAGGIFMISREWFFKLNGFNPLLETWGGESIEFSIKLWLCGGQIEIVPCSRVGHIFRKQHPFRFPNGSDSQTTYLRNSKIIAESWLDAYKYFFYASKPAAKHIPLSSNDTEQSHQLKRVLNCQPFSWYLQNVFPQLKLPNDDFIAFGALSSGELCLHIANHATSQLRMTSCFQNDVTHWYLHRQNSQLQASSGACLHVVTDAPRRAAKLRNSTRSTHFRVVLQPCVGEEVGDRGYNQRAFQKQTPHQRWLRRGGLLVHQQTQLCLDNPLSDVVVVSHCRNAAPSQLFRFAMELQRL